A stretch of DNA from Cheilinus undulatus linkage group 7, ASM1832078v1, whole genome shotgun sequence:
GAGagtaaattaaatatttaatcagTGAGCTAAACTTACTGTGGCGTCTGCTACCTCTgcaaacacagctaatggaCTCACACACACAATGCCTCACAATTGTGTGTAACACCAGAGAAAACAAATCATTCCCTGACTGTTAATGCTGCTTTATTAAAACACACTGCAGAGTCAACAGTCTACAAACTGAACCTTAAAATGAACCACAGCTCAATGACGCCATAAAAAAGAGCTTCATTAGCTCTCGTCAAAACATTATCTCACGTCAGGGCCTGTTTGAAGCTTTAATAGGGCTTTTTATCACCACGGACAACATCTTCATCAGCAGGTGGAGTTTACTCAGaggctgggaaaaaaaaacggattgcttttaaatgtttctgtaacAGGAACTTTGCTttcattctgattttaaagtgaAGATTTATCAAACCTGCCCCTGTGAATGCAGTTAAAACAGTCACAGCCTAAGGTTTATGTCAAAGTTGTCACGCTTCaataaaatcacagattaaaaatgcatgtttaacaTGAATGATATAATCTAAAGCTAGCTATTTAGTGCACTAGAGGTGAGAATGTTTGCTAACTAACTGGCTCATCTAATTAAATTTTAATTAATGCTCTGATCTGCTTCTGCAGCATGCTTCTGATAAAATCTACCCCAACCTTCACAAATAAAGAGCCACATTTAAACTTACCTCGAAGTTGGAAAgactgtttatttcacttttaaatggcGCCAtgtttgtaaggaacatgcatttgtgggatgagcagcagagctgagtatgtgggttccACCTaagaaaaatttgccaaatcttctcagCCAGTGCCAAACGGCTTATTCTGCTGTTACTACTGACTCTTGTCTtgactgtttcctcaccctgtcagcacttaggaaccaTAGGCTGTCTCCTACAGATTTTCAGTCAAGGTTGGCAGGATGATGTGTCCGaaggctctctgcccagacaaccCAGAACAGACTGTCGGCAGCCAATCTCTGGTCTTATAGGCCTGCCAGGTTGTTCACGCTGGTGTCTGCAACACTTGCACTGGAATCTGAACATATGGAGGAATGTTGTGctcagcaatgagtccagattctgcctacagcagtagaattgtagggtcaaagtgtggagaagacacgTAGAGTGCtctgctgattgctgcaccgatagagCTACATCTTCCTttgcagtgtgatggtgtggggcggcgtCTCCCTCACTGCAAAAACgaggaggcaatctcaatgcagagagaaatcaagatgagattctttttttttttttaagatttatttttggcctttattagataggacagtggatagagtcggaaacagggaggagagcagggagagacatgcaggaaatagtgccatgggccggattcgaacccgggtcgcctgcgtatatggcgtgcgccttaaccactcgaccacTGGCGCGCCAAGATGAGATTCTttaaccagtggcaatcccgtATCTTTACAGTCTGGGACAgaactctgtcctccaagaggacaacactcgcccccatagagcggggtttatcacagactacctccagaatttgggagtggagaggatggaatggcctacCAGCAgtcttgacctcaaccccattgaacacttgtgggatcagcttgggtgtgctgttttGCAAGactgaccaacacaaccacactggctgatttgtgacaaatgctggctGAAGAATGGGCCATCCTACcatcctgtttgttaaatgaataaattgatAAAATGCCAATGTGTCTTGCTTCTTCggattttaatcatccaatccaccaagcaaaaataaacaagagtcaatggcagaataagctgtttggcactggcagagaagatctggcaaatttttcatgggtgcaacccacatactcagctctggtGCTCATCTCACAATGAGATACTCACTAGCACAACTACAGTTCTGCACTGAACATCTTTGTGTGTAAAATTGCTCCATCGTTAATCTCATGATAgctttggtaaaaaaaaaactggactaAAGATCTTTGTATCaattgttaaaataatgttagacaGAACAGTTTTAAACCTGTTATAAAAAAATCTTGAAGCATTTTAATGTTGTATACCTTAGTTGCTATGTGTAAACTCATTCCtggttttgagtttttcctaaataatcaataaaatataATCTGAGCTAGCCTTAAATAATACATGGACATCATGTGTGGGGTATCTGCTTGAAGAAGGGGTGTTTGAGCACTTAACTGAGCTgcaaagcacaaaaaataaataaaaaggaaataataaaatgacaaaagcatAACCAGTACATGAACTCCATGCCATAATTGTTTAATGGAACACATTTATAACCTACTGGAATTTTGTAAGGTAGAAATGTTCAGCTATGATGGCACCAAGCATCCTGAAACTTTTGAAATCCAGAGGTATAAAACAgtattaaactttattttttgttgttttgttaacAAACTTGTCATGTTAAGACTTGTTTCTTGATAAAAGGAACGATGGTGGCTACTTCCttttgataaccaagcaagaaACAGATCATTTCCTGAATTAAGCAATATTGTAAATTTTGGAATGGCAGTAAGTGTTGCTGAACAATCTTTGATTACTGACTGATGAGTTTAAGCTGGCGGGACCACATGCACTGATGGGCTGtccataaataaaacagtgctGCTAACTGTGAAGCATTAAGACACAGTTCAGAAAAGGTTGGACTAAACAGTTGAATCAGAAAAGTCTTTACAACAGCTCTGAActgtgtcttttttaaatggtCTGTTTTTCCATATCACAGTAAAGTTAATGGCTATGCCACTCTAAAATAAGTAAGCATATGTTAAAGCTCTTGTGAGGATTTTTAAATTGGtaatgaaacaaactgaaataaatacTGGTGCTTTTTCATGGCACTAATAGTCTTTGATAGCAGACGGACAATTGAGCAGGATATCGACGTCATCAATGCCATCAGGCTTCCATCAGGGAATTTTCAGCTGaatgtcatcagcatacaaATGGTATGAAAACTGCTTATTACACGACCTTAAGGCATTGGTTCCCAACATGGGGTCTGGGACTCCCCAAGGGGGTGCCAAAAATCCTAGGCGGGGGAAcgaggctctgtctgctctgaggctgccaaaaatagatttgcaaatattgaatAAAACCACGATAAAGAAGTTATTAAGTAAttcatacaaaggtcttttgataagaaaagcatgcataggccttttcagggttttatcagtgaaacaattaaaatctatgttgagttttgatggcagtgtgtcactctttcttttctcttgggTCCTGACGGGGCCCCACTTTTGTTATGGGGGGCCTACAAAAAAATGGTGGGGAACACTGCTTTAAGGCAGCATATACATAGGGAATAAAATGAGCCCCAGGACACAACCTTGAGGTGCACCACAGGACAGAATACAAGACTCATGATCTAGAAGGTAACTGGAGAATAAGCAAAGAGCAGTCCCATTAACAGTAGCCTGAATATAGAGCACAATTTGGGATGCATTATAACTCTAGCTGATACCattattgatactgatatttgatTGTActttagacctaaaacttcagtcttgaaaacacacattttaaggttttcagatGAATAAATGAACAGATTCTGTCCTTTAAGGagtgatgatgaataaagaaaaagacataaGCTGATGTACATtttaggtctgttggtccagcccaAAACtcacaaacttatttgtttttgtgGCAGATTTTAACAGCCACAATATCAGTTGTAAAAATCTGCAGAGatgttcatatctgccgataccaatatcatgAATCTCTAAGGAAGACTTCTCAAAGCTGATGTGCTACCATATGCAGCCAGTACTCTCTTAACTGTTTTGCCTTTCAGACAACCTCTTAAACCTGTAACCAGGCTATAACAACACATTTCTCACAACTTGCTTTATCATGTTATGTAACTGACagttttcatgctgttttttcctctgcaggCACCACCACATCTAAAGTTACAACCACTTCTTCTGCAGGTACAACCACCACTCCGTCTGCAGGTACAACCATCCCTCCGTCTGCAGGTACAACCATCCCTCCGTCTGCAGGTACAACCATCCCTCCGTCTGCAGGTACAACCATCCCTCCGTCTGCAGGTACAACCATCCCTCCATCTGCAGGTACAACCCACTCCTCAAAAGGTACAACCACCACTCTGTCTTCAGGTACGACCAGCCCCTCTCCAGCTAAACAGgccacagagacaaacacaacTACTGGGAACTCAACCACATCGACAGGGACACAGAAAAACGATGTCACATCAAAACCCACCAACAACACACAGCAGCCTACAACTTCaacaaaccaaacaacaacaacagcattcACTCCAGGGAATGCATCAACAACACCTCTGGCTTTGCCTTCGCCACAAACTACCAACAAGACAGAGGGAACACGAACAAGTGCAATTCCTGAGTCACCAACATCCAACCTGACATCCGAAACGGCAACTTCCCCTGGATCCACAGCAACATCAGCGCCAAAAACACCGGACATCACTTCAACCTCCTCAGCAAACACCACAGCCCCAGGTTAGACTACTGTCAAAGCTGAAGGCACTACTGTTCTTGAATCAGACTTCGATTTATTGAACACtgaaaagaaagcagaaaagATAACTATTCTgggattaaataaataaagttcaaTATGGGCTTCAAAGCTGTATTTTGTACAGAAGAGGAAAAGGGCCACTGAGaaacaaataataattttgaaacataatttttttttacttgtgagaaaaagtcagaattctgagattaaagtcagaagattaaccctttaaagtctATTGTATTATATTTGAAACATACTTTTATGAGACCTATATCTAATTAAAAGGATCAAAAAATTACTTAATTTAAACAAGGAGCAGTATTTTCAGGCGTGGCGGAgccgtgacgtaagcaagcagcaacaagagtcCGGAGCAATTATGTCagagagcttagcgtggatgctgctaaagcgccagttttatcagaacttgacgacatttcttcgttattgatgaacaaagaacagcagtgagttgttttcttttcaaaaacgacaaaagtcgtgtactgacatgtctatagtcgccatagtttgcattattcctcggtagctgcgcacacgcacctTGGttgcagctacgtcacgtgttttgttgctctgattggcctgtaaagatgtgacagacagaacgttcatccaatcacactccaagttttttcaatcctctaccctttcccaaacgcttagcaTTGAAGgattcccagatggatgtgtgaaacaaatccatttggcgtgtcaggttaagaatcctgaggaaaaagtcagaattctgacttaaatttccaactttaacctcagaattctgacttttttcttacaaataaaaaaagttatgtaaattttttttcagtggctcTTATCCTCCTCTGTAATTTTCAGTCTCAGAaggaaaataaagtcattttagttttaactcAAAATTATAGTTAGATATCATTACATCATGTAGACAGTACAAGTAAAACAAGCACacaacaggaaaaataaaacattaaaataaatgatagtGATAGTGTTATATTAGCTACTAATTAGCCTCATACAGCTAGCAAAGAGGCTAGCTGGTAACTAAATCAGTCACTAAAAAGCAATAATAAAAGACAGTCTCCTCTAACAAGAGTATGATTCAGGGATATGAAAACTGTTTGTCAACATTCGTTTAGTCACCGGTGTGCCAAGAAGTTAAAAGAAGCAGTAACAGTCATTTTCTAAGTTTTACCTGCTGCTTTTATAGCTTGTAGCACATTTAGCACCATGGGGACCTCTGCTGGCAAATGTCTACGTCTCAGCTTTTGTTCGTTGAGTAGTCAGAAAGTAGGCCGCAAAAATGAGCCTGGAAGgtaactttttttgtttcactcaGCCTCAGGCAGTGCAGGCCCTTGGAATAAAGGAGACTTAGCGGAAAATCCCGGCCTCGTCGCCATCATCTGTATCTTCTGTATCGTCTTCGTCCTGGTGCTGGTGGTCGCTACCCTGAAATGTATCCAATCACCAAGGTCCAAGTTTGAGAGGCTTGAAGATGTTCCCCTGgtaagataaaaaacaaaaacagacatttaacattgttttttacTATTTACTCCAATCGTATTTTGCACAGAGTTGGtacacagtttttaaatgacgcTGCTAGCCTTACTAGCAGTGGTGGAAAGGGTAGCTCCAAGAAAAGCCTGTTATACTGTAGGCCTACTTAAATATATGGAAATTCATTTATTCcaggtaaaaaaagaaaaaataaaacaaggggAAAATCCTAATGAGAGATAGTGTGTCATAAACATGAGATCAaatagtcaaaatcatgagtaactaaataataaaaagacagaattatTAGATTGTAAATCATAATTAATACATAAAAAGACGccttttatctcacaattttgactttatatcagAGGTTGAAAAAGTACACTAATAttgtattcaagtaaaagtacagttattcTAGTTAAGATTGCTAGTACTGGTCTGCAAATCTACTTGTCaaattttaagtaaaaattTTACGAGTAgattactttttactttattgcatgatgttgacttttatctaatttcaGCTCTCTATCTGCTGAAGACAAGGTCTCAGAAGTCTTGGTAAAATTAGTCTCAAGTGTCTACTCAAGCATACCCAGAATAACTGAATGCTGTTTTTAACCACTCAAGGTGTCTTTTGACAGCGTATATTTGAAAGTTATTCTAAAACCCTCAGACTCACTGTAGGTGATGGGGGAGAGCGGGGCACAATCCATTACTTGTTGGATTTGGCtcaataatcagaaaaaaaaaaaaaaacactcaaattgAGTTTTTTATATTGAACCGCTTTTTGGAAAATGCGCTGAAAGAGACTGAAGTGAAATGTGCAAACTTACCCCATAGATGGAAGTAATTAATGCCGGTGGGTTGGTTGTAAGACTTTCCAGAAAAGTCCATTTGAAACCAattaatttaatacattttaataaatacagATATTCAGCAAATAAATAAAGCCTACTTTGAGTAGATCATGGTTGTGACTCTGTGATAGATACATATTTACATGTCTATCCATTCTACTATTGTATATAATTAAGTGttcttttttgtaaattgtGTGTGATTCCTTCTAATAATGGTCCTATCATATAATTACTGTTGTCATAAATTGATATGCATTAGGAATTCtatttaatataaatataatatgaaacattgcatacatttttatgcAATTACAGTTCAGTTGTTATTCTCCGATCCTTGTACACCATGAGTGAGGTGACAGAGTTCCCCCCCCTGAAATTTTTGGTTGGTGGATTCATGCATTAAAACTCTTGCAGGTGTTCCATTTTGACTTGACACAAACTTCTGTACCTTTTAATCATTATGTGCTGTTGCAATGGAGTTCAGAAGAAACTTCTTTTATCAATATTAGGCAAAGAAAGAAGCAGTAAGTTAATGGttgagactaaaaaaaaaatcaaggaggTATTTTTAAGTGAATGATGATTTAAGAACATGTACTGTAATTAGGCTTTGCTTTGTGTGTGCAAGCTGTCTGTTTTCCATCAGCAGGGGGCAACAATGTCTTTGAATGTATtcttaaaatgtgacaaagggACAACACAGGAAGTGACAATCTGGCA
This window harbors:
- the LOC121512468 gene encoding mucin-2-like isoform X1, giving the protein MPAAMHLTVLVFLLTVNFCAGTTTSKVTTTSSAGTTTTPSAGTTIPPSAGTTIPPSAGTTIPPSAGTTIPPSAGTTIPPSAGTTHSSKGTTTTLSSGTTSPSPAKQATETNTTTGNSTTSTGTQKNDVTSKPTNNTQQPTTSTNQTTTTAFTPGNASTTPLALPSPQTTNKTEGTRTSAIPESPTSNLTSETATSPGSTATSAPKTPDITSTSSANTTAPASGSAGPWNKGDLAENPGLVAIICIFCIVFVLVLVVATLKCIQSPRSKFERLEDVPLGKVTEESPFARYAK
- the LOC121512468 gene encoding cadherin-related family member 5-like isoform X2 codes for the protein MPAAMHLTVLVFLLTVNFCAGTTTTPSAGTTIPPSAGTTIPPSAGTTIPPSAGTTIPPSAGTTIPPSAGTTHSSKGTTTTLSSGTTSPSPAKQATETNTTTGNSTTSTGTQKNDVTSKPTNNTQQPTTSTNQTTTTAFTPGNASTTPLALPSPQTTNKTEGTRTSAIPESPTSNLTSETATSPGSTATSAPKTPDITSTSSANTTAPASGSAGPWNKGDLAENPGLVAIICIFCIVFVLVLVVATLKCIQSPRSKFERLEDVPLGKVTEESPFARYAK